One Corynebacterium tuberculostearicum DNA window includes the following coding sequences:
- a CDS encoding recombinase family protein: protein MKQNNQRQKELLNASGRIDRFFEDKISDRTKIARPGLVDCMAYVRDGDELVVSSIDRLARSLTDLRGIVDELTGKGVTVTFLQENLVFAKDTTDPRADLMLGILGSFAEFERAIIRER from the coding sequence GTGAAGCAGAATAATCAGCGCCAGAAAGAACTACTCAATGCTTCCGGCAGGATTGACCGGTTCTTTGAAGATAAGATTTCCGACCGCACCAAGATTGCCCGCCCTGGGCTTGTCGACTGCATGGCGTATGTGCGCGACGGTGACGAACTCGTCGTGTCGTCGATTGATCGCCTCGCCCGATCTCTGACGGATCTGCGAGGTATTGTTGATGAACTTACCGGCAAGGGGGTGACTGTTACTTTTCTGCAGGAGAATCTTGTCTTTGCGAAAGACACCACGGATCCGCGCGCGGATTTAATGCTCGGCATTTTAGGTTCGTTTGCGGAGTTTGAGCGGGCCATTATCCGCGAGCGCTAG